The following nucleotide sequence is from Gadus macrocephalus chromosome 18, ASM3116895v1.
caccaccaccaccaccaccgccaccaccaccaccaccaccaccaccaccaccaccaccaccacgtcaccaccaccaccaccgccactcccaccaccgccaccaccaccgtcaccaccgccaccaccaccaccgtcaccaccgccaccacagtCACCAACACCCacgtcaccccccccaccaccaccgccaccaccaccacccgtcaccccccccaccccccgcggtcaccccaccacaccaccaccgtcacccccccccccccccccgcggtcacccccccaccacccccccaccaccaccaccaccgtcaccccccccccccccccggccgcgGTCACCCCCCCactgtcaccaccaccaccaccgtcaccacccccccccccccccccccaccgtcacactaccgtcaccccccccccccccgccaccgtCACCActaccgtcaccccccccccccaccaccaccaccgtcaccccccccccccccccccccccaccgtcaccaccaccaccagcagcagccttCTGTCTGCGTCGCGTGACACAGGTCTCCTCCTGTCACTTTGCTGTTTGATTATCTTTCTGTTGTTGCTTTTTTCCGGGCCCCAAATAGCCGTGGCGGGGGCTCGctcgcgtctcgtcagcgcaaCCATGCGTGggacggaccccccccccccccccttcatcctcatcctccctctccccccctctggccccgcccccctgaccTGCAGCTGCCACTCACTCTGAcagcaaataaataaaaccttGTTATGCTATGGCTTCCCCTCactcaaccccacccccccccccccccccccccagctaaaGGTcaaggttcacacacacacagagagagagagagagagagagagagagagagagagagagagagagagaggagagagagagagagagagagagagacagaaagacagagacagagagataaagaggcaCAGAgcgagatggatagatagatagagacagagagagagagatggatagatagatagatagagcagagacagagacagagagagacgagagagagagagagagagagacagagaggagagagatggatagatagatagagacagagagagagagatggatagatagatagatagagacagagacagagacagagacagagacagagagagacagagagagagagatggatagatagatagagacagagagagaggatggatagatagatagagacagagagagagagatgcaccgCCCGGTCCATGGAGATGTTCCGTTGAACACATTGGAGAAGGTGGAGAATGATTGCTGCGGGTGGTGCGGTGAacgcctccgcctccccccttcctcctacACACCCAGGCTCGTTTGTTTATCAGGTACTTAGTCAATAAACGGGGAAGAACTGCATTATGTATgagaccacacaaacacacacacaatttaattaGCCCACACAGATTGGGATGCCTTATTAAAGTGAGCCTTGTTTTGTGCGCGGACTATTCTCAACAGGAAAAGTAATTACTGTACGATTTCCGTTCACTGAAgacaggggaaggagagagtgtgtgtgtgtgagagagagagagaatgagagagagactacagcTTTGGAGTGTAACCATGGGGGAAAAATGTGTATACAGTGTGAAGGATACTCATTCTGTCATCCTTTGAGACCGTGTTTACAGcagcacactcactcacgcgGCTCTCTGTTGCAGCCAAACACTTTCTTTTATGGTATAATGACTGCATGAAAGCGTACGTttttgcgcgtgcgtgcgtgtgtgcgtgcgtgcgtgcgtgcgactaCGAATTTAAAATCCTATCTACCGCTCCCTTCAACATAGGGCCCCCGGGTACGGCACTTTCGATGTTTGATGAGGAACCTTTTGAAATATTGATTTGAATGTGAAATTGAGAGGCAAGGCATCAATCGCTGTTTTTCTCGTTTAATCCCAACTTCTTTATTCGAGTTTGTGAAGAGAAAGGGGAGATAGCGCGAGTTATAGTcggggaaaaaaataacaatatgatgtcgccacacacacacacacacacacacacacacacacacacacacacacacacacacacacacacacacacacacacacacacacacacacacaccgtagtgCGTCTGTTTTTAGTGCGagcgcatgcgtgtgcgtgtttttaagagtgaaaacttgtttttggAGCCATTGTAAACAAACCTGTGCCGTGTCAACGACGCCACTCTGAGCCAATGCATAAAACAACGTGCAGATCCGCAGGAAAGTCTGACTCCATGCTGATTACTGGAACCCTTCCCTCTCGGTTCTCCGGTCCATGCTGAATTATCCACACCTGGAAAACATCGTATTACCAAGCTATATCTcgggaaaaatatatattccacAACCTCAACTGTCATTTTTTGGAATAAGTAAGAACATGTCAACTTTACCCAATGCCACTAACAATTTCACACTGACTAGGCTAACATAGAAGACACCTGGAAGGAAATCGGTATTGTCCTTGCCAGCGTGGAAGTTGGAGCCcaactaggcctactacaaataTGTGAAAAAGATTATACCATGCacgtatttattttttgttttcgcTTGGCGGCTTTTAATGCTTGACATGCATGCTTTACATTCGCACACAAACTGGCCCATGCTTTCTAGGTAATTACAAACTTTACTGGATGTTCATAGGAAAGGAATACGGTGATGAATTAATACCTCTTCGGTTCAGCTGCACTCTCAGAAGTGTTGAGCGTCTACCGCCATGTTCATATCGTATGCTGCTCATTATTGCGACGGCAAACAAGTTTCTACATAATTGTTAATGAGTTGCCTGTTTAACGACCATTCATACCACTTCCGTGTGTCAATGTTGCCCTCTGCTGGTGATTCTCAAATAAAGCCATACACCGAGTTTACAAGTTTCCCATAAATCACCATCCTTCAATGTGGCCTAATGCCTTCAATAGATTAAAAGTTATATGATAGCCTACGGTAGAATAAATGTGGGCTTTAAAAGTTAACAGTTGCAAAATACCTTGTTATTAAATATCTAACACTTTTACTTATTTGTAttcatacataatatatatcgatagatatatatatacgatatttaacaattattaataatgaataattattttactatataggctactatacgttaacactccaaaaataaacaagatatcactttttgccgggacttatttgtttttatgagcCTGACGAGacgacattttgcgatgaaaacaatatcctgagtttgagatctcaatcatgggatattgcccaatatcccgagatagcgaaccaatcaaactgcgccattttaggaggttcGTGTGTCGCATATACTAACTATCTAATGATGCATCAAATCCTGATAGTATTTCAGCTGTTTGCTGGCGGACTACCCCTACATCAGTCTTGCCTGCTATAAATACCATGCTCTATTTCACCCACTGCGAACAAGACATCCACTCACAAGGTCAAGTAGGTTGAAACACCAGTCAAGATGGATGCCTTCCTCACCCCCCATGTGGCTGAGCCTGGGCCAACGCATATAAGACATCATAACCGGATTAGACCCCCCCCCAGTAGGATAACAAGACAAGGGCAAAAACAAATGGAATGCGCCCCAGTAGTGGATTCCCCAACTTTCTGAAGAGGATGTTAGGAAGCCAAAAATGTATATTCCATGCCATTGTTTAGAGTCTTCTTCTAAGAGTGGACATTACGTCTATCTGGCATGAATATGGCACTTTGTTGTAGcctatacagggaatgggttaacctaggcattagtgcttggcactagtttctatgaacatccttactgtaccgaacagtgatatattgtagtttctccttctgaaaaaatgaacttattgtaagtcactttggataaaagcgtctgcaaaatgccctaaatatgaatgaatgatatGAATTAAATTTGTTTTAATTCTAATTCtgatttaattaaataaaagccTATGAGGGAACCAGGCCTTTGAAAATAAATCTAAAGCCAGCATGATTCTATGCGAACATGCTGTGGTTTTCTCAAACCTTTCCCGAGATCTATCGTGGATCACAGATGTTTTCTGTGGGATGTGCGTACTGAGTAGAGACCGCCTCATAAGGAACTGTTTTCACTGCCTCGGTGGCTTGCATGGTTCCCCTGTGCAGTCTCCACATGCACAGTGCCAGCCTCTTTGGGATGAGGTGGCTAGGGGCAATTATAGCTCTCTAATTGGATGCAATTATTTCAGTATTACATGGTGCAGTATCTCTAACCTCTCACCATACAAATACACAGGTAGAGCTAGATACTTTATTAACCCAAGAGAATCCATTCTGACAAGATCCATATGAGGAAAACAATTATTTCTTCCTAATGAAATGCAGCAGATCTAGCCTTTGTGTTTATCAATTTTATTACAAATTCATTACTTCAGTCTGGTGTTAAAATTAGAGCTATTTTTCTATACCCACACCCCTGCAAGTGAGTTAAAGTAATGTGCTGTTTAATATTTTTCGAAAACCCAAATTCCAGACAGACACTATTTGAGAGTTGGCCTATGAATGAAACATGACCTAAGCAACTAAGTTTGCAGCGGTTATACAAAAGGCCTAACGCGAGAATTACAAACACCGGCATTGACTTCAGAAAACGAGTTTGCATCTTCTAATCTACGTTGATTTACTATTCAACGTCGAAGAAGTGAGAAGCGCTCTCAACAATGTGTGAGCAGACTCACTactaccccacacacacatgcgcatgcacacacacacacacacacacacacacacacacacacacacacacacacacacacacacacacacacacacacacacacacacacacacacacacacacacacacacacacacacacacacacacacacgtcatcatCTTCTGCTGCTCCACTCACTGTGTGACATTTCTTTGCTTTTCTCGTAATTGATTTCTATTTCAATTTTATTAATGCGGCCCCCGTGGAACTCCTCGGAGCACAACAAGGCGTTATCCGGAGCCCCGCCAGCAGCCTAATCTCTCGGAATGAGCCGGATTAATGGGAAAGCGCTCAAGAAACGTATCGATCGGCGGGATCAATGTCTGTTTCTCTGCAGCGTGCCCAAACGATTAGCGGCTGGATAAAACAACgacagagagaggctaacaAGCAGCCATTGTTCAATCTCTTCACTTCACTGGGTTTTGCGACACTCAATCTTTCAGGAGGTTGCGGGTGGAAAATACACTGGGGTTTACGACAACAAAGTTCCCGTCACTGTCGGTAGGGGCGACTAATGGGTTGACCTCAAATCCGTCTGTACTACGGTGCTATAATTAGACCAGTTCTGATTTGAGGGACTACTTATGGGCTTAAACTGACGGGTGTCCATTTCAGAAGGCTGTAAGGTCCCGACCGATTAGTGTGGTGCATGGGGTGCTTGTCAATTGGAACAACGCGTGTTCCAGTGATTGCCTGTGAACAGATGGTTTTACACACATGGGGTGCTCATGTGGTTTTCAGAAGGATGATGTTTTGTGGCGGTCTTCTTCCACAACACCGTCCTCATCAGCAGATCGACATAGGAGtttggaagagggaggaggaggtcaccATGCTCCAAAGACATAGAAAacgtacacacgcaaacaaacacacaaacgctcgTTGTCCTCACTGTGGTGAAATCATGCTCATGTCATGATGTTTATTTAGTGCCAAAAAGGTGCTGCGTGATCGGTTTATCTTGACAACCATACTAGTATATATTAGATGAGACATTAAATATAAAAGAGGATCTGCTTCTTCAGGTTCTTAtttgaaaataattactttGACAACTGAATCAATACAAAAACAGTGGCAGCTTTTGaatcacattttattttttgcgaAACACTTAAATATCTATGCATAAATATAACAATACATTCATGATTGACTACCCTATTATAAATAGCTCCTATTGAATCGCAGACATACACTGAACAGCATTTGATTAGGTCCCCTGCAACATGGGTAAAATAACTCAGAGGCGACGAGGGAAAGTATGTGCATGTTGAATGGACTGAGGGGTGTTGACGTCACAGTAGCACCTTAGCTATCGCTGCGGCTAGCCCGGTAGCACTCGGCTTGTCGGCAGAACAGCTAACGCAGAGGCCCTCCGCCATCATGGCGTCCGCTGTGGTCGGTCCAATGGCTGCAAACTGGAAGGAGGagcaaaaaatagaaaaaaagtgCCGGTTTTTGTGTCTTTCTTTCGGTGTTAGATCGTAAAAGGTAGAGTTATGGTTGGACGTTGGCGCAACGCAATGACTACGCGGTCGCTTTTACGCAGTAGTGAACATTCTCGGGTTAGCGTtagctgaccaatcacagcccttgctgtgATTGGACCATCCTTGGACGCAAGGATGGTCCGCAAGGACGAAATGGGTCCTTTACCCCCTTGGGTTACATCAGCGTCCGGCCTTAACCCTGCCTTCCTTTGATGTCCCAGCTCAACCTGAAGGAAGTACACAGGTGCACACAAGTGGaaggggcttgtgtgtgtgtgtgtgtgtgtgtgtgtgtgtgttcggagaAAGGTCACCTTGATCCGGGTCAGACGTTCACTGGACAGCTCTCGCACGGTTTCCAGGCAGAACTTCACTCCCGATGGACTGAAAAAGGCAATGCTGGCTGGAGTTCCCTGCAACAGATAAAATCATCGTCAAATGAAATGAAcgatgtaacacacacacccaccaacacacacacacacacacacacgcacgattTGGATTGTCCTGTTACATGAACgtgaattaaattaaatcattCCCCTCCATTTAAAACCACTTGACAATAGATAAACTGACCTTCTGAGTGAAGTAGCTGGTGAGACTCTCTTGGAGGTCTGAATGCTCCGCGGTTTGATAGACAGTCAGCGTCTCCAGAGGCACTCCTGGGAGCAGGGGAACAGGGCCCCAGCGGTGGTAAAGTTAACACAATTAGTCTGTTATAATTAGCATGACCCCACTGGGAGTTGTTTCACCTTGAGTCTGAAGCGGtagacaagaaaaaaaaaaaaaagaagataatcTAAAATAATCATCATCTCACCGTTGTCTCTTAATGCCGTGGGCAGCACCTCTCTCTTGATGGAGCCGCAGGGGAAGAAGAGCGGTAAAAGGAATGCGTTCTCTCCTGTGCCCGGAACAGAATTTAGGAGGTTGTGTCAGTTATCTGACCGCCAACTGCCAtttttagttagttagtttgcCAAACGCGTTCAAAAGTAGCCTCCTTCAATTAGGTTTGCCTtagcatttatttatattataatatctttatctttttttttctgttttatttgatcGATTATGTATATCGTCTTACGGCGGGGTGTTGGTGGGGTGAGGGAGTGTTACATAAAATACTTCAAGTCGAATTTTattatttgaaaaaatataaataaagttttattttaatttttttataacGTTTAGTCCTACGTTGGATGATGAGACGGGACAGGACGTCCGCAGTGCCGCTGTCCTCTCCCAGAGGTTTCAGACCCAGCTGTCGGACTGCGCGGCACAAACACATCGAAAATGTTTAACCACGGAGCTCTTTGTTCTGAGCACATGTTGAGTTTAGAGATGAGCTTTTACAacactgctctgtgtgtgtgtgtgtgtgtgtgtgtgtgtgtgtgtgtgtgtgtgtgtgtgtgtgttataacccAACACAAATGATGAATAGAAAAGAGTCATGAAGTATCAATCATTAAAATATTGGGGAGATTGTATGCTGGCCAGTCAAATGTGTGCACAGTCTATACCAGATTATGATGACCAGGTTACTCACCCAAATCACCCGTTGCTTTGCCAACCACATATACAGACTTAGCATTCCACTTGTCCTTTATCAAACGCCATTCTGAAATATTTAAACATgcatt
It contains:
- the uros gene encoding uroporphyrinogen-III synthase isoform X2, with protein sequence MRVLLLKEPRDGEAGPDPYIQELAARGHEATMIPVLSFKFVSLNNLSDKLFQPDKHGGLIFTSPRAVEAVKMCVEAEGRGEEWRLIKDKWNAKSVYVVGKATGDLVRQLGLKPLGEDSGTADVLSRLIIQRENAFLLPLFFPCGSIKREVLPTALRDNGVPLETLTVYQTAEHSDLQESLTSYFTQKGTPASIAFFSPSGVKFCLETVRELSSERLTRIKFAAIGPTTADAMMAEGLCVSCSADKPSATGLAAAIAKVLL
- the uros gene encoding uroporphyrinogen-III synthase isoform X1; this encodes MPGFDDLVSMRVLLLKEPRDGEAGPDPYIQELAARGHEATMIPVLSFKFVSLNNLSDKLFQPDKHGGLIFTSPRAVEAVKMCVEAEGRGEEWRLIKDKWNAKSVYVVGKATGDLVRQLGLKPLGEDSGTADVLSRLIIQRENAFLLPLFFPCGSIKREVLPTALRDNGVPLETLTVYQTAEHSDLQESLTSYFTQKGTPASIAFFSPSGVKFCLETVRELSSERLTRIKFAAIGPTTADAMMAEGLCVSCSADKPSATGLAAAIAKVLL